In Chloroflexota bacterium, a single genomic region encodes these proteins:
- a CDS encoding ParA family protein gives MPTVIAVANQKGGVGKTTTTTNLGAALARQGQRVLLIDMDPQGNLTSAVGISKSTEQTVAEALLDYRAPLPVVKVSNGTGQVDVTPATLSLASAEAALMNKLGREQRLRDQIARYAAGYDFVLIDTPPSLGLLTINALVAADCVLIPTEARFFSLQGLQMIEESIQEVLYLNPKLQIIGILLSKLDRRLREEKQVSEYLRERWGALVFETEVGTSSKVLEASSAGTSVFGYQGAERAADIYTALAKEVLRRGQV, from the coding sequence ATGCCCACCGTCATCGCCGTAGCGAACCAGAAGGGGGGCGTCGGTAAGACGACGACGACCACCAATCTGGGTGCTGCACTGGCACGCCAGGGACAGCGCGTCCTCCTGATCGACATGGATCCTCAAGGCAATCTGACGAGCGCCGTGGGCATCTCCAAGTCGACGGAGCAGACGGTTGCTGAGGCCCTGCTCGACTATCGTGCGCCGCTGCCGGTGGTCAAAGTCTCCAACGGCACCGGCCAGGTCGATGTGACCCCCGCGACCCTCTCGCTGGCGTCCGCCGAAGCGGCGCTGATGAACAAGCTCGGCCGCGAGCAGCGTCTGCGGGACCAGATCGCGCGGTACGCGGCCGGCTACGACTTCGTCCTGATCGACACGCCGCCCTCGCTTGGCCTGCTGACGATCAATGCGCTGGTGGCAGCAGATTGCGTGCTGATCCCCACCGAGGCCCGTTTCTTCTCGCTGCAAGGCCTCCAGATGATCGAAGAGAGCATTCAAGAGGTGCTCTATCTCAATCCGAAGCTCCAGATCATCGGCATCCTGCTCAGCAAGCTGGACCGCCGGCTGCGGGAGGAGAAGCAGGTGTCCGAGTATCTCCGGGAGCGCTGGGGTGCGCTCGTCTTTGAAACCGAGGTTGGCACCAGCAGTAAAGTGCTTGAGGCCAGCTCGGCCGGCACGTCGGTCTTCGGCTACCAGGGCGCTGAGCGCGCCGCTGACATCTACACCGCACTCGCGAAGGAGGTACTACGCCGTGGCCAGGTCTGA
- a CDS encoding SH3 domain-containing protein: MGCWAVRRGLLAGVTALAVVLSGAPAYVLAVEYVPTERPGNLTPSQLFSGRSLTPREAQAACGPAAAVAFARAVGRTISLDTAVAVAREVGWTPTYGMTGPWGQLSLLTRLKIPATLEVGVNQARIVRELQAGRPVIIRTGGRGTTDQPGHYFVAERYDAASGKFDLAQSAMVLRSAAGRRWFSMQEIGALGTGVPTHTLFLSPASATASAGSGVVAAMSVRPATPIGVGSLVVETGGLGARLRAAPGTDGRIVTVVADGTRLVDGGATQTVAGRVWQKVISGGTVAWIDSGLLK, from the coding sequence ATGGGCTGTTGGGCAGTGCGGCGTGGGCTGCTGGCGGGGGTGACCGCGCTGGCGGTCGTGCTGAGTGGCGCGCCGGCATACGTGCTGGCCGTGGAGTACGTCCCGACCGAGCGTCCGGGCAACCTGACCCCGAGTCAGCTCTTCAGCGGCCGTTCGTTGACGCCGCGGGAGGCCCAGGCAGCTTGCGGACCAGCGGCGGCCGTGGCGTTTGCCCGGGCCGTGGGCCGCACCATCTCGTTGGACACAGCCGTCGCGGTGGCCCGTGAGGTGGGCTGGACCCCGACCTATGGGATGACCGGCCCCTGGGGACAGCTCAGCCTGCTCACGCGGCTCAAGATCCCGGCCACGCTGGAGGTGGGGGTCAACCAGGCGAGGATCGTGCGGGAGCTGCAGGCCGGGCGGCCCGTGATCATTCGGACGGGCGGGCGCGGCACCACCGATCAGCCAGGACACTACTTTGTGGCCGAACGGTACGACGCCGCGAGCGGCAAGTTCGATCTGGCGCAGAGCGCGATGGTGCTGCGCTCGGCGGCGGGCCGCCGCTGGTTCAGCATGCAGGAGATCGGCGCGCTGGGGACCGGCGTGCCGACGCACACGCTGTTTCTCTCGCCCGCGAGCGCGACCGCGTCCGCTGGCTCGGGTGTGGTCGCGGCCATGTCCGTGCGGCCTGCAACCCCCATCGGGGTCGGGAGCCTCGTCGTCGAGACCGGCGGCCTGGGCGCGCGACTGCGCGCGGCGCCCGGCACGGATGGCCGCATCGTGACGGTGGTTGCGGATGGCACGCGGCTGGTAGACGGTGGCGCAACGCAAACGGTAGCGGGCCGCGTCTGGCAGAAGGTGATCTCGGGCGGGACCGTCGCCTGGATCGACAGCGGCCTGCTGAAATGA
- a CDS encoding antibiotic biosynthesis monooxygenase, which translates to MPFFVAIRQQAWPDRLPMLLAAIRDNFAASRMNAPGRHAARVFQRLHEPTSLLAISEWENQAAYEAHRGSAELRLAMEAAGPTATIDTLDRLHLFERMNERPGVVACVTIAMAAEHLHAVETFLLGPTRRSMVASPSLASRELYRFQQPVEGQRQLLVVHSWRSLADLDRFRSLDALEFEQRLRDLGATVDRFTGEIAAEYSRMQRLPDGAAPDGAPELP; encoded by the coding sequence ATGCCGTTCTTCGTGGCGATCCGTCAGCAGGCCTGGCCTGACCGATTGCCGATGCTGCTGGCGGCCATCCGCGACAACTTCGCGGCGTCACGGATGAACGCGCCCGGCCGCCACGCGGCCCGCGTCTTTCAGCGCCTCCACGAGCCGACCTCCCTGCTCGCCATCAGCGAGTGGGAGAACCAGGCGGCGTACGAGGCGCATCGCGGGTCCGCCGAGCTGCGCCTCGCGATGGAAGCGGCCGGCCCCACGGCGACCATCGACACGCTCGACCGCCTGCACCTGTTCGAGCGGATGAACGAGCGTCCAGGCGTCGTCGCCTGCGTCACCATCGCCATGGCTGCCGAGCACCTCCACGCCGTCGAGACGTTTCTCCTGGGTCCGACCCGCCGCAGCATGGTGGCGAGTCCGTCCCTGGCCTCACGAGAGCTGTACCGCTTCCAGCAGCCCGTCGAGGGGCAGCGTCAGCTCCTCGTGGTGCACAGTTGGCGGTCCCTGGCCGATCTCGACCGTTTCCGGAGCCTTGACGCCCTGGAGTTCGAGCAGCGGCTGCGCGACCTCGGCGCAACCGTCGACCGGTTCACTGGCGAGATCGCCGCCGAATACTCGCGGATGCAGCGTCTGCCGGACGGCGCTGCACCGGACGGCGCGCCCGAACTCCCGTAG
- a CDS encoding sigma-70 family RNA polymerase sigma factor: MATEMATTAMATTTEQTLTAQQAAALVARAQQGDQLAFATLYEQYRPLVYRFLRRRLEGSDEVVEDLTEDVFVKLYEKLDRYVERGLPFTAWLYRIAHNQLVDYLRTLPRQNAQPLDAVAEMPERQTTSEYSSVLDRHTLEPALARLTAEQRQAVELRFLQGMSVAETAATMGRSEEAVKKLQARALVNLRRALTPPARTTTTPRLARVA; the protein is encoded by the coding sequence ATGGCGACAGAGATGGCGACGACGGCGATGGCGACGACGACTGAGCAGACACTGACCGCGCAGCAGGCCGCCGCGCTGGTGGCGCGGGCTCAGCAGGGCGATCAGCTCGCCTTCGCGACGCTCTACGAGCAGTACCGACCGCTGGTCTACCGTTTCCTCCGCCGCCGCCTTGAGGGCTCGGATGAGGTTGTCGAGGATCTGACCGAGGACGTGTTCGTGAAGCTGTACGAGAAGCTGGATCGGTACGTCGAGCGCGGCCTGCCCTTCACAGCGTGGCTCTACCGCATCGCGCACAACCAGCTGGTGGACTACCTCCGCACCCTGCCCCGCCAGAACGCGCAGCCGCTCGACGCCGTCGCCGAGATGCCGGAGCGCCAGACGACCTCCGAGTACAGCAGCGTGCTCGACCGCCACACGCTGGAGCCAGCCCTGGCGCGTCTGACCGCCGAGCAGCGACAGGCTGTCGAGCTGCGCTTCCTCCAGGGCATGAGCGTCGCCGAGACCGCCGCGACGATGGGCCGCTCCGAGGAAGCCGTCAAGAAGCTCCAGGCCCGCGCGCTGGTCAACCTGCGCCGCGCGCTCACCCCGCCCGCCCGCACGACGACGACCCCGCGCCTGGCGCGCGTCGCCTGA
- a CDS encoding methylmalonyl-CoA mutase family protein, translating to MSEDRASWEASVLRKARERAPERRERFETSSQIPIQPLYTADDLADWDSQRQIGFPGEPPYTRGVQPNMYRGRLWTMRQYAGYASAEESNARYRYLLERGQTGLSVAFDLPTQMGYDSDHLMAEGEVGKVGVAIDSLDDMELLFAGIPLDRVSTSMTINATAPILLALYVAVGKKQGVPLSKLSGTVQNDILKEFIARGTYVYPPAPSMRLVTDVFAYCTQELPAWNFINVSGYHLREAGATAVQELAFTLANAISYCEHAVAAGLPIDQFAPRLAFFFDSHNELFEEVAKFRAARRMWAKITRERFGATNPRSWMLRFHTQTAGVTLQAQQIENNVVRVTIQALAAILGGTQSLHTNARDEALALPTEESAKLALRTQQVLAHESGVADVVDPLAGSYFVESLTDQVEAAAWRYIEQIDQLGGALRAIEHGYVQAEIQESAYRFQQEVERNDRVIVGVNRFADEEVGATAEILKVDPAVRDRQIARIQALKARRDEAEAQARLAALEAAARSTENTMPRILACIESLCTLGEISDTLRRVFGEATELGAL from the coding sequence GTGAGCGAAGATCGGGCGTCCTGGGAGGCTTCCGTCCTGCGCAAGGCGCGCGAGCGCGCACCCGAGCGGCGCGAGCGGTTCGAGACATCGTCCCAGATCCCGATTCAGCCCCTCTACACCGCCGACGACCTGGCGGACTGGGACTCCCAACGGCAGATCGGGTTTCCAGGGGAGCCGCCGTACACGCGTGGCGTCCAGCCGAACATGTACCGTGGCCGCCTCTGGACGATGCGCCAGTACGCCGGGTACGCCAGCGCCGAGGAATCGAACGCACGGTACCGGTACCTGCTGGAGCGCGGCCAGACCGGCCTCTCGGTGGCGTTCGACCTGCCCACGCAGATGGGGTACGACTCGGACCATCTCATGGCCGAGGGCGAGGTCGGGAAGGTTGGGGTAGCCATCGACTCGCTCGACGACATGGAGCTGCTGTTCGCCGGCATCCCGCTGGACCGCGTCAGCACCTCGATGACGATCAACGCGACGGCTCCGATCCTGCTGGCGCTCTACGTGGCCGTCGGCAAGAAGCAGGGCGTCCCGCTGTCGAAGCTGAGCGGCACCGTCCAGAACGACATCCTCAAAGAGTTCATCGCCCGGGGCACCTACGTCTACCCGCCGGCCCCGTCGATGCGGCTGGTCACGGACGTCTTCGCGTACTGCACGCAGGAGCTGCCGGCCTGGAACTTTATCAACGTCAGCGGTTACCACCTCCGCGAGGCCGGCGCGACCGCCGTCCAGGAGCTGGCCTTCACCCTGGCGAACGCCATCAGCTACTGCGAGCATGCCGTCGCGGCGGGGCTGCCCATCGACCAGTTCGCTCCGCGCCTCGCCTTCTTCTTCGACAGCCATAACGAGCTGTTCGAGGAGGTGGCGAAGTTCCGGGCCGCGCGGCGGATGTGGGCGAAGATCACCCGCGAGCGCTTCGGGGCGACGAACCCGCGCTCGTGGATGCTGCGGTTTCACACCCAGACGGCCGGCGTGACCCTCCAGGCGCAGCAGATCGAGAACAACGTGGTCCGCGTGACGATCCAGGCGCTGGCCGCCATCCTGGGCGGGACGCAGTCGCTCCACACCAACGCGCGTGACGAGGCGCTGGCGCTCCCCACCGAGGAGTCGGCCAAGCTGGCGCTGCGGACCCAGCAGGTGCTCGCCCATGAGAGCGGCGTGGCCGACGTCGTCGATCCGCTGGCAGGCTCGTACTTTGTCGAGTCGCTGACAGACCAGGTGGAGGCGGCTGCCTGGCGCTACATCGAGCAGATCGACCAGCTTGGCGGGGCGCTGCGGGCCATCGAGCATGGATACGTCCAGGCCGAGATTCAGGAGAGCGCCTACCGCTTCCAGCAGGAAGTCGAGCGGAACGACCGGGTGATCGTCGGGGTCAACCGCTTTGCCGACGAGGAGGTCGGCGCCACCGCCGAGATCCTCAAGGTCGATCCCGCCGTGCGCGACCGGCAGATCGCGCGGATCCAGGCGCTGAAGGCTCGCCGCGACGAGGCCGAGGCGCAGGCGAGGCTGGCGGCGCTCGAAGCGGCGGCGCGCAGCACCGAGAACACGATGCCCCGCATCCTGGCGTGCATCGAATCGCTGTGCACGCTGGGTGAGATCTCGGATACGCTGCGGCGCGTCTTCGGCGAGGCGACCGAGCTTGGCGCGCTCTGA
- a CDS encoding competence/damage-inducible protein A produces the protein MKAEIIAVGTELLLGEILDTNSQYLAQQLTGLGIDLFYVTHVGDNMGRLSGLVRQALDRSDVVIMTGGLGPTEDDLTREAIAACLGEEMTVRPELEEVLRGWYAKRNRPMPAMNIKQATLIPSASAIDNPIGTAPGWFVESDGKKIACMPGVPHEMKKMWEEQVAPRLGMGGGGVLVTLTLKTVGIGESNVAEVVQGLIHNPNPTLATYAKQDGVHLRIAAKAETRDKANSMIADFEAQVRDLTHHWIYGIDDETLAGAIGKLLVKQGLTVATMESASGGLLASYFTDTPGCSDWFVGGTVAYSAAVKVASGVPQSTIDAHGTVASETALAMATAARKTHGASAGLGITGVAGPSEVEGKSVGTFHIALDFQGQTRVVDSHWSTTRSELKRRSVFDALYILWRALEDREEAAAAGVGGVGRA, from the coding sequence GTGAAGGCTGAGATCATTGCCGTCGGAACCGAGCTGCTGCTCGGCGAGATCCTCGACACGAACTCGCAATACCTCGCCCAGCAGCTGACCGGGCTGGGCATCGACCTCTTCTACGTGACCCACGTGGGCGACAACATGGGCCGGCTGAGCGGCCTGGTGCGGCAGGCGCTCGACCGTTCGGACGTGGTCATCATGACCGGCGGCCTCGGCCCGACCGAGGACGACCTGACGCGCGAGGCCATCGCCGCCTGCCTGGGCGAGGAGATGACCGTGCGGCCGGAGCTGGAGGAGGTGCTGCGCGGCTGGTACGCCAAGCGCAACCGCCCGATGCCGGCCATGAACATCAAGCAGGCGACGCTGATCCCCTCGGCCAGCGCCATCGACAACCCGATTGGCACCGCGCCCGGCTGGTTCGTCGAGAGCGACGGCAAGAAGATCGCCTGTATGCCGGGCGTCCCCCACGAGATGAAGAAGATGTGGGAGGAGCAGGTTGCACCGCGCCTGGGGATGGGCGGCGGCGGCGTCCTGGTCACCCTGACGCTCAAGACGGTGGGCATCGGCGAGTCGAACGTGGCCGAGGTCGTGCAGGGGCTGATTCACAACCCGAACCCGACCCTGGCGACCTACGCCAAGCAGGATGGCGTCCACCTCCGCATCGCCGCCAAGGCCGAGACCCGCGACAAGGCGAACAGCATGATCGCGGACTTCGAGGCGCAGGTGCGGGATCTGACGCACCACTGGATCTACGGCATCGACGACGAGACCCTGGCGGGCGCGATCGGCAAGCTGCTGGTCAAGCAGGGCCTGACCGTCGCCACGATGGAGTCGGCGTCGGGGGGGCTGCTGGCCAGCTACTTCACGGATACGCCGGGCTGCTCGGACTGGTTCGTCGGCGGGACGGTCGCCTACTCGGCGGCGGTCAAGGTGGCCTCTGGTGTACCGCAATCCACGATCGACGCGCACGGGACGGTGGCCTCTGAGACGGCGCTGGCGATGGCGACCGCCGCCCGCAAGACCCACGGCGCGAGCGCTGGCCTGGGCATCACCGGCGTGGCCGGCCCGAGCGAGGTCGAGGGGAAGTCGGTGGGCACGTTCCACATCGCGCTCGATTTTCAGGGGCAGACGCGGGTCGTCGATTCGCACTGGTCCACGACGCGGTCGGAGCTGAAGCGCCGGTCCGTGTTCGACGCGTTGTACATCCTGTGGCGGGCGCTCGAAGATCGCGAGGAAGCGGCGGCGGCAGGAGTCGGGGGTGTCGGACGGGCGTGA
- a CDS encoding ABC transporter ATP-binding protein: MLDLLVSQLTKSFGEHQILHGVDLAAPAGTLTAILGPSGCGKTTLLRLVAGFESPDSGEIVLGDQPLFASGRSVPPERRQIGYVVQEGALFPHLTVAENIRFGLRLPKDAAQRRALELLEMVGLNTTLAARYPHQLSGGQQQRVALARALAPAPKVVLLDEPFASLDAGLRDSTRRAVAELLAQTGTTVILVTHDQAEALSLAQQVAIMRQGRLLQIASPHDLYRHPVTAEVAASIGETVVLPAVVHDGQATCALGSLPVQAGAPTGPREILLRPEQLAMHPDAQDAGTPATVRSVTFYGHESQVRLELADGTQVTARPAGHATPAVGEQVGVVVQGAAHAFADAPAAPGAGARTAAG, encoded by the coding sequence ATGCTCGATCTCCTCGTTTCGCAACTCACGAAGTCGTTCGGCGAGCATCAGATCCTTCACGGCGTCGATCTGGCGGCGCCGGCTGGTACGCTGACGGCGATCCTCGGGCCGTCCGGCTGTGGCAAGACGACGCTGTTGCGGCTGGTGGCCGGCTTCGAGTCGCCGGACAGCGGCGAGATCGTCCTCGGGGATCAGCCGCTCTTTGCCAGTGGGCGGTCCGTCCCGCCGGAGCGCCGGCAGATCGGCTACGTGGTGCAGGAGGGTGCGCTCTTCCCGCACCTGACGGTGGCCGAGAACATCCGCTTCGGTCTGCGCCTGCCGAAGGATGCCGCTCAGCGGCGTGCGCTGGAGCTGCTGGAGATGGTGGGCCTCAACACGACCCTGGCCGCTCGCTACCCGCATCAGCTTTCCGGTGGCCAGCAGCAGCGCGTCGCACTGGCCCGCGCGCTGGCCCCCGCTCCGAAGGTCGTGCTGCTGGACGAGCCGTTCGCGTCGCTCGACGCCGGCCTGCGCGACAGCACCCGCCGAGCCGTGGCCGAGCTGCTGGCGCAGACCGGCACGACCGTCATCCTGGTCACTCACGATCAGGCGGAGGCGTTGTCGCTGGCGCAGCAGGTCGCGATCATGCGGCAGGGCCGGCTGCTCCAGATCGCCAGCCCACACGACCTGTACCGCCACCCGGTCACCGCCGAGGTGGCGGCCTCCATCGGCGAGACGGTCGTGCTGCCGGCCGTTGTGCATGACGGGCAGGCGACGTGTGCGCTGGGGAGTCTGCCAGTTCAGGCCGGTGCGCCGACCGGGCCGCGCGAGATCCTGCTGCGACCGGAACAGCTTGCGATGCATCCGGACGCGCAGGATGCCGGCACGCCCGCGACGGTTCGTTCGGTGACCTTCTACGGGCACGAGTCGCAGGTGCGGCTGGAGCTTGCCGATGGCACGCAGGTGACGGCCCGGCCGGCCGGCCACGCCACGCCGGCCGTGGGGGAGCAGGTTGGCGTGGTGGTGCAGGGCGCGGCGCATGCGTTTGCAGACGCACCCGCCGCACCGGGCGCCGGTGCGCGAACAGCGGCCGGTTGA
- a CDS encoding iron ABC transporter permease yields the protein MAAPSVLPLAGRALAILTALVTLIPLFYVVVYTVSTGWATSYELLVRPRVGELLWNTVRLEVAVVAASALFGVLAAWLTERSSLPLRSMWSVLLVAPLAIPSFVHSFAWVSLTSAVEGYAGAVLIVTLSHYPYVYLPVAAALRGLDPRLEESARSLGFGPWRTFWAIVTPQLRPSLLGGMLLVTLHLLAELGALEMLRFPTFTTAIYDQYQSTFNSAAANMLASVLVTACVLALLAELTLRGRGRYARIGAGTPRPATRVRLGLLAPVVLAGLLLVAVLSLGLPLAMLAYWVAIGSSTAIRLPLLVQTTLSSISLGLAGALIATALATPVAWLAVRRGGLLSTLTERATYVAHSLPGIVVALSLVAITIRVAKPIYQTTPLLLTAYVILFFPLALVSIRAALAQVPPVLDDVGRSLGSGPFGVLRRVTLPLIWPGLGAAVALVFIAVSTELTATLLLSPIGTQTLATRFWSHAESITYGAAAPYAAMMVAISAPMTYLVTRRAGFGRS from the coding sequence CTGGCTGCCCCCTCGGTGCTGCCGCTCGCCGGCCGGGCGCTGGCGATCCTCACCGCCCTGGTCACGCTGATCCCGCTGTTCTACGTCGTGGTGTACACGGTCTCGACCGGCTGGGCGACCTCCTACGAGCTGCTGGTGCGCCCGCGCGTCGGCGAATTGCTCTGGAACACCGTTCGCCTTGAGGTGGCCGTGGTGGCGGCCAGCGCGCTGTTCGGCGTCCTCGCCGCCTGGCTCACCGAGCGGTCGTCGCTTCCGTTGCGGTCGATGTGGAGCGTTCTGCTGGTCGCGCCGTTGGCGATCCCGTCGTTCGTCCACAGCTTCGCGTGGGTCTCGCTGACCTCGGCCGTCGAAGGGTACGCCGGGGCCGTGCTGATCGTCACGCTGTCGCACTATCCGTACGTATACCTGCCGGTTGCCGCCGCCTTGCGCGGCCTGGATCCGCGCCTGGAGGAGAGCGCCCGCTCGCTGGGCTTCGGGCCGTGGCGCACCTTCTGGGCCATCGTGACGCCACAGCTGCGGCCGTCGCTGCTGGGCGGCATGCTGCTGGTGACGCTTCACCTGCTGGCCGAACTCGGCGCGCTGGAGATGCTGCGCTTCCCGACCTTCACCACGGCGATCTACGACCAGTACCAGTCCACCTTCAACAGCGCTGCCGCCAACATGCTGGCGAGCGTCCTGGTGACGGCCTGCGTGCTGGCGCTCCTGGCCGAGCTGACGCTGCGCGGGCGGGGACGGTACGCGCGGATCGGCGCGGGGACGCCTCGGCCGGCGACACGCGTGCGGCTCGGGCTGCTCGCGCCGGTCGTGCTGGCTGGCCTCCTGCTGGTCGCCGTGCTCTCGCTGGGCCTGCCGCTGGCGATGCTGGCCTACTGGGTGGCCATCGGCTCGTCAACGGCGATCCGGCTGCCGCTGCTCGTGCAGACCACGCTCAGCTCGATCTCGCTCGGGCTGGCCGGCGCGCTCATCGCGACCGCGCTTGCGACGCCCGTCGCCTGGCTGGCGGTGCGGCGGGGCGGCCTCCTCAGCACGCTAACGGAGCGCGCAACCTACGTCGCCCACTCGCTGCCGGGCATCGTCGTGGCGCTCTCGCTGGTGGCGATCACCATCCGCGTGGCAAAGCCGATCTACCAGACCACGCCGTTGCTGCTCACGGCCTACGTCATCCTCTTCTTCCCGCTGGCGCTGGTCAGCATCCGGGCGGCGCTGGCCCAGGTGCCGCCGGTCCTGGACGATGTCGGCCGCTCGCTGGGCAGCGGTCCGTTCGGGGTGCTGCGGCGGGTGACCTTGCCGCTGATCTGGCCCGGCCTCGGGGCGGCCGTCGCCCTGGTGTTCATCGCCGTGTCCACCGAGCTGACGGCCACGCTGCTGCTCTCACCCATCGGAACGCAGACGCTGGCGACGCGCTTCTGGAGCCACGCCGAGAGCATCACCTACGGCGCGGCGGCGCCGTACGCTGCTATGATGGTCGCGATCTCTGCGCCGATGACGTACCTCGTCACGCGGCGCGCAGGTTTCGGCCGGAGTTGA
- a CDS encoding extracellular solute-binding protein, with protein MRTVVALVVALVVAVVALPALGAVASPLKQNVTLTLYNAQHVPLAEAWVSAFTQETGIKVEIRSGRDLELANLIVQEGSASPADVFITENSPAMSVVGQAGLFAPVDTETLALVPPQLSSASGDWVGIAARTTVFVHNPSLLPVSSVPASMLDLANPEWKDRFGIAPTGADFQAIVSAVLQLKGPEVTEAWLRGLKENAKVYTGNRAIMTAANKGEIEGGIIYHYYWYGDRAESGQNSGNVELYHWMGKDPGGFVSVSGGGVLKSSKNPAEAQKLLQYMASTAGQKILSDSNALEYAVGLGSPSHPSLKPLSELDPPVVDLSQLNAPLVIELMQKAGLL; from the coding sequence ATGCGAACTGTCGTTGCCCTGGTGGTGGCGCTGGTGGTCGCGGTCGTCGCGCTGCCGGCGCTTGGCGCGGTGGCCTCGCCGCTCAAGCAGAACGTGACGCTCACGCTCTACAACGCCCAGCATGTGCCGCTGGCCGAGGCCTGGGTGAGCGCCTTCACGCAGGAGACCGGCATCAAGGTGGAGATCCGGTCTGGCCGCGACCTCGAGCTGGCGAACCTGATCGTGCAGGAGGGGTCCGCCTCGCCGGCCGACGTGTTCATCACCGAGAACTCGCCCGCCATGAGCGTTGTCGGGCAGGCCGGACTGTTCGCCCCGGTGGACACCGAGACGCTGGCCCTGGTGCCGCCACAGCTCTCTTCGGCCTCCGGCGACTGGGTCGGCATCGCCGCGCGGACCACGGTGTTCGTGCACAACCCGAGCCTGCTGCCGGTGTCGTCGGTCCCAGCCTCGATGCTTGACCTCGCGAACCCCGAGTGGAAGGACCGCTTCGGCATCGCGCCGACGGGCGCGGACTTCCAGGCGATCGTTAGCGCCGTGCTCCAGCTCAAGGGCCCCGAGGTGACCGAAGCCTGGCTGCGCGGCCTCAAGGAGAACGCGAAGGTCTACACCGGCAACCGCGCCATCATGACGGCTGCCAACAAGGGCGAGATCGAGGGCGGCATCATCTACCACTACTACTGGTACGGTGACCGCGCCGAGTCCGGCCAGAACAGCGGCAACGTCGAGCTGTACCACTGGATGGGGAAGGATCCCGGCGGCTTTGTCAGCGTGTCGGGTGGTGGCGTGCTGAAGTCCAGCAAGAACCCGGCCGAAGCGCAGAAGCTGTTGCAGTACATGGCGAGCACGGCCGGCCAGAAGATCCTCTCCGACAGCAACGCCCTCGAGTACGCCGTGGGCCTTGGCTCGCCGTCGCATCCGTCCCTGAAGCCGCTGAGCGAGCTGGATCCGCCGGTGGTGGACCTGTCGCAGCTCAACGCGCCGCTGGTCATCGAGTTGATGCAGAAGGCAGGCCTTCTCTGA
- a CDS encoding cold shock domain-containing protein: MHNGSITRLIRDRGFGFVKTETGNEVFLHHSALPGGVFDTLSEGQQLEFDIVMDPRGRGERASNVRLLGA; encoded by the coding sequence ATGCACAACGGCTCGATTACCCGACTCATTCGCGACCGTGGCTTCGGCTTCGTCAAGACCGAGACTGGCAACGAGGTTTTCCTGCATCACTCGGCACTGCCGGGCGGCGTGTTCGACACGCTCTCCGAGGGCCAGCAGCTCGAGTTCGACATCGTCATGGACCCACGCGGCCGTGGTGAGCGCGCCAGCAACGTCCGCCTGCTGGGCGCCTGA